The following nucleotide sequence is from Candidatus Margulisiibacteriota bacterium.
ATCATAAGCACAGCCTCGGATTCATCGCTTTCAAAAGCCGAAACAGGATTGGCCACGATAAGGTCCAGGTTCTTTTCCTTCAGTTTCAGTTCTGAATTCTTGATCAGATCCTTTGATTCGACCGAAAATCCTACCAGGACCTTATTCCCCTTCTTTTTCCCGAGTTCCTGCAGAATGTCATCTGTTCTCTCAAGTTTAATTGCTGCTTCGGTATCCGGTATGCGGTCCCCGGTCCCCTTTTTTATCTTGTCCTGCGACACAACAGCCGGCTTAAAATCGGAGACCGCGGCAGCCATGATGACAATATCCGCCCAATCAAAATATTTGAGCGCGGCTTTCTTCATTTCCAAAGCCGTAGAGACCTTTTCTACCGCGGCTTCTTTTGGAAAGTCGATCCTGGCATCTGCCAGAACAACCCTGACCTCTGCTCCCCTGTCCAAGGCCTGGCGGGCCAGAGCAAAACCCATCTTACCCGATGAACGGTTGCCGATAAACCTGACCGGATCTATCGCTTCCCTGGTGCCCCCCGCCGTGATAAGGACTTTTTTACCGTCAAGGTCCTGCTTAATGCCAATTTTGCTTTGTACAGCGGCAATAATGTCCTCAAGACGGGCAAGCCGTCCGTCACCTTCAATCCCGCAGGCAAGTTCTCCGGAATCCGGACCTACAAAGCAGTATCCAAGGCTTTTGAGTTTTTTGACATTCTCCTGCACTAAAGGGTTATCCCACATCCTTGTGTTCATCGCCGGAGCAAAAACCTTTGGGGAGCGGCAGGCCATTATTGTGGTAGAGAGCATATCATCAGCTATCCCGCCCGCAGTTTTGCCTATGATATTTGCGGTCGCAGGAGCCACCAGCAGCAGGTCCGCTGAATCAGAAATGGAAACATGCGGCACGGGCGTCATTACTGCGGAACTGTCATACAGTTCCGTTATGCAAGGATTTCCGGAAAGGGTGCGAAAGGTTAAAGGAGCAACAAATTCCCGGGCAGACCTGGTCATTATGACCCAAACATCCGCACCAAGTTTTTTAAGGGCCCTTAGAAGTTCTGCCGATTTGTAGGCTGCAATGCAGCCGGTGACCCCAAGGATGATCTTTTTATCTCTGAGAGGCTTAGCAGTTTGCATTTTGTTCCCGGGGCAATGGCGCTGGCGGGCTATTTTTTCTTCTTGCTTGTTTTTTTTGCCTTTTTCAGCTCTTTTTTCTCAAGCGTATCAATGGACCAGAAATCCTTAGCCTTCTGTTCTATCTCTTTGACGGGTTTTTCAACCGGCCCCTTAAGAACCTTTACACTGAACTTGTTCTCTACAAATTCGCGCATTGAGGTGTCGATGGGGTCCAGCGGATTGAATTCCTCTATATAAGGGAGGGAGCCTTCGCTTATTTCCTTTGCCCTCTGAGCCAGGGCGTTGGACAGAAGGAACTTGTTGCTGACCTTTTTGAGGAGCATATCTATATTAGGGCTTTTCAATTTAATAAGGTCCTTTCTTTTTCCACCTTTATTATAGCATTAATTTTGTCGGCCGCGGTCTCTACCCTGTCGTTGACCACTATGTAGTCGTATTTTTCCATGACCTGGAGTTCGGCAACCGCGGCCCTCAAGCGGTAATTAAGCTCCTCTACTTTTTCGGTTTTCCTGCGCCGGAGGCGGAAAGCAAGGATATCCACCGAAGGGGGAATAAGGAAGATGAAGACCGAACCAGCACTTTTTAGGATATTTTTGCCGGCAGTTTCTTTGACTTTGGCGGCTCCCTGTACATCAACCTCAAGCACAGCGGTCCCGCCTTTTTCAAGGACTTCCTGGACATAGCTCTTAGGAGTGCCGTAATATGCCCCGTGGACCTTTGCCCACTCCAAAAATTCTCCCTTTTCCGCGCCTTCAAAGAACTGCTGTTCGGTCATAAAAAAATAATCCCTTCCGTGTTTTTCCATGACCCTGGGAGCGCGCGTTGTTGCGGAGATCGAAAGCATAAGACCCGGGTTGGACTTTAGCAGGCGGTTGACCACGGTGCTTTTGCCCACGCCGGAAGGCCCGGAAATGATAACAAGCAGGCCTTTTTTACTCTTGCTCTTTTTCAAAGAAGCTCCAAAAACCTTGACTACTCGTAATATATATTATAGCATAATAGAGATTTTATGCTCAGAAACAGAATGAATATCCTCATCCTTGCAATTATTGCCGTAACGGCGCTGGCAGGGTGCAGCGGCAACACTATCAACACCCCGGGTTATTATTCCGGCCCGGGAGGAAGTTCCTTTGCCACCGCCATCGCTCCCAATTATGGGACCGGAGCTTTCGACAAATATTCTTATTCCGTCAACTACTGCGACATCTACTGTTCTATCAGCGCTCCGACCGATGAACAATGGTTCTTGATCCCTTCTGTTTCAGGAGGCTACGGGATCACCGTTACAATAACAAAACAGAGCGGGGAGTTGCCCATCACGATATACGGGGAGCTTTACGACCAGTCCGGAAGCCATATATCGGGAGGAGGAGAGATAGTTTCTCCTTCTTCAGGTCTGTCCGAGACCTATTATCTTTCCCCTTCAGCACAGAACTACGCTCTAAGGGTCCGCGGCAACGGAAGCCAGTCGTTCGGATTCAAGGCTACCGTGATCTATGGCAGCGGAGTGTCATACTAAGCCGTGATCGCAGCTTGATCTGATCCGATATTATGGAAAGGAGTATTAAGCATGAGTGGCGGAGTATCCCCCATCTACAAAGGGCTTGGCGGATTAAAGACCAGAAGGCCGGAAGGGGCAAAGGTCCCGGCTAACGCAGAGCCCCTTGTCAAAAGCATGGAAAATGCCTGCACCTACACACTGGGTTCAAGGGGCTTAGCCAATAATGACTTTTGGGCAGAGGTGAAGAACTTGTACAACAGGACCTGGCTCGGGAAAAGGCTCCCAATAAAATAGAGGGCTTTAAGCAAGCCTTTTGCTTATCTCCTCGGTGAGTTTTTTTACGCCCTCATAAAGGCCTTCGCCGTACTTGCTCTGTTTAAAGAACGGGACTATGGTCTCATCCAGAAGCTTCTCCGTGAATTCCTCGCTTATCCTGCTCTCAAGGCCGAACCCGATCTCAGTCTCTATCCTGCGCTCGAACATAGAAACGAGTATAAGTATGGCCTCATGTTTTTTCTTGCCAAGTCCCCATCTGTTAAAGAGATAAAATGCATAGTTTTCGGGTGGCATCGGTTTGGTGGTGCCGATCACGGTCACTACTATCTCTATGCCGCTCCTTCTTTCAAGATCGGTAGAGAGCTTTATCAGTTTGCCCATGTATTCCCCGCCTATAACGGCTTCATAATCGTTAACAAGTCCGATCTGCTTTGGGGGCAGCGGATACTTTTTAAAATCGAACTTAAACCCGCAGGCACAGCCCTTTTTCCATTCCGGAATTGACGCTTTGCATTTGGGACACTTCATTAACTGGTTCCTCCTTTTAGCCGCCTGTGGCCAGCAGCCGCGCCAAGTCTTCGGACAGCCCGGCCTTTTTCATCTTTTGCTGAACAGCGGCAATATCATATTCGGCTCTTTTGATCTCAATAGTCTTTTTAGCAGCATCATATAGCCCGAACGACGCTCTGGGGTCCCCGTCCCTGGGCTGACCGACGCTCCCCGCATTGATTATAGCCTTATAGATCCTTGACACATCTATCATCTGCCCATCCTTCAAAACAGCCGCATCGTATGAACCGCCGATGTCTTTTTGTATAATGAAAGGCTTGTGGGAGTGTCCCACAAAACAGAGGGTCTTTTCTAGCACGCTGAAAGTGGGGAGGCTTTCCCTTACGCTGGTTATATATTCATGCAGCTGGTTCTTTAGGCTGCCGTGGACCCCGACAAAATCATCTTCCGAGATCTCAAGGGGGAGACCTTCTAGGTAATCCAGGTTCTCTTTCTTCATGTTGGAAAGTGCCCACATCACCGCTTCCTGGCCGTCCTGAGGAAAATAGCTCATATCTATCTGCCCCAGCACCGCTTTATCGTGATTCCCGGCAACACAAAGGGCTTTTTTTTCTCTGATTATCTCAACGCACCTGTCCGGGTCGGGCCCGTAACCCACTATATCACCGAGACAAATCAGTCTGTCAACATCTCCCATTTTTGACAGGACCGTTTGCAAGGCTTCGAGGTTGCCGTGGATATCCGAAATGACGCCGTATCGCATGGATAAGGGAATTATAATTCTATCAGGGCGCAATGACAACAGGGGTGATAAGAAATACCACATCTGTTTTTGTCTTTTCCTTGGTCCTCTTAAGAAAAAGCTCCTTTATGACGGGCAGGTCCCCCGCCAAAGGCACTTTTGAGATGTTTTCCCTGTCCGTTTCGTTGATAAGCCCTGCCACAACTATGGTCTGGCCGCTTTCAACCCTTACCGAAGTGCTGGCATTTCTGGTAGAAATAACGGGAAAATCCCCCGCCGCGGTCGTTCTCCATTCAGAGATAGAACTTACTTCGGGCTTGATCTCTGCCGTTATCATGCCGTCCCCGCCGATGCGCGGCAGTATTTTTAGGCTGACCCCCGCATCAATATACTGTACCGCCCACTGGGTCACCCCTGCAGACCCGGAAACAGGGACCGCGTACGGGATCCTGTCCCCTATATTTATTGACGCCTCCAGGTTATCAAGCGTCGAGATCCTCGGGGATGCGATAAGTTTTGCTTCTCCTTTTGACACAAGTGCGCTTAAAACCGCCGGGATGTCACCCACCCTGACCTTGCCTTCCTCTGGGACGATGGTGACCTTGACCCCGCTGCCCCAGGCAAAGCCTATGGACCTAAGCCCGCTTTCGCTTATCTCCATTATCCTGCTCTCTATCGTGATCTGCGGGACCGGCCTGTCCGCGGAGGTAAGTATTTTTTTCATCTTCCACATATCGGCGGGCTTACCCTTTAAGATGACGGAACTTCCTTTTTCCCCCTCCATGGCCAGGGCCTCGGGAATAAGCCTCGAAACTATTTCCGATGCCTTTTTGCCGGACAGGTATTTCAATTCCATTACCTCAAAGACCGGAATTAGTTCTTCGGGCGAAGCCGCCGGCTCTTTAAAGACAAGGCCGTCTTCGGTCGGGGCCTTTTCCTGCCCAACTCCTTCGGGTGTGGGGATTTTCAACACTTCGGCGGGTGGACTCTCCTCTTCGGAAGACTTAACGATCTCTATACCCGGATCGTTTGAACACGCGGATACGGTCAGCAGCAAAAGGAACAGAAGGCCAAGGGCTTGTTTCATGCCTGCATCTCCTTACGGAGGCTACAAGCAATTTACGCGCCACGGTTACTTTACCAGGGCCCCGTCCTTTAGGACCAACTGTCCTTTAACGATGGTATGCAGCACCCGGCCTTTAAGTTTCCAGCCGTTAAACGGAGAATTGGAGCTTTTTGAAGCGAATTTTGAGGTATCGACCGTAAATTCCCTGCCAAGGTCAGCGATCGTGATATCCGCATCAACCCCGGAAGAAAGCGTGCCTTTTTTTATCCCGAGTATCCTTGCCG
It contains:
- the coaBC gene encoding bifunctional phosphopantothenoylcysteine decarboxylase/phosphopantothenate--cysteine ligase CoaBC → MQTAKPLRDKKIILGVTGCIAAYKSAELLRALKKLGADVWVIMTRSAREFVAPLTFRTLSGNPCITELYDSSAVMTPVPHVSISDSADLLLVAPATANIIGKTAGGIADDMLSTTIMACRSPKVFAPAMNTRMWDNPLVQENVKKLKSLGYCFVGPDSGELACGIEGDGRLARLEDIIAAVQSKIGIKQDLDGKKVLITAGGTREAIDPVRFIGNRSSGKMGFALARQALDRGAEVRVVLADARIDFPKEAAVEKVSTALEMKKAALKYFDWADIVIMAAAVSDFKPAVVSQDKIKKGTGDRIPDTEAAIKLERTDDILQELGKKKGNKVLVGFSVESKDLIKNSELKLKEKNLDLIVANPVSAFESDESEAVLMISGGKSVKLKKMDKAKLAAAILDSVL
- a CDS encoding DNA-directed RNA polymerase subunit omega — translated: MLLKKVSNKFLLSNALAQRAKEISEGSLPYIEEFNPLDPIDTSMREFVENKFSVKVLKGPVEKPVKEIEQKAKDFWSIDTLEKKELKKAKKTSKKKK
- the gmk gene encoding guanylate kinase, whose translation is MKKSKSKKGLLVIISGPSGVGKSTVVNRLLKSNPGLMLSISATTRAPRVMEKHGRDYFFMTEQQFFEGAEKGEFLEWAKVHGAYYGTPKSYVQEVLEKGGTAVLEVDVQGAAKVKETAGKNILKSAGSVFIFLIPPSVDILAFRLRRRKTEKVEELNYRLRAAVAELQVMEKYDYIVVNDRVETAADKINAIIKVEKERTLLN
- a CDS encoding TPM domain-containing protein produces the protein MKCPKCKASIPEWKKGCACGFKFDFKKYPLPPKQIGLVNDYEAVIGGEYMGKLIKLSTDLERRSGIEIVVTVIGTTKPMPPENYAFYLFNRWGLGKKKHEAILILVSMFERRIETEIGFGLESRISEEFTEKLLDETIVPFFKQSKYGEGLYEGVKKLTEEISKRLA
- a CDS encoding metallophosphoesterase family protein, with protein sequence MRYGVISDIHGNLEALQTVLSKMGDVDRLICLGDIVGYGPDPDRCVEIIREKKALCVAGNHDKAVLGQIDMSYFPQDGQEAVMWALSNMKKENLDYLEGLPLEISEDDFVGVHGSLKNQLHEYITSVRESLPTFSVLEKTLCFVGHSHKPFIIQKDIGGSYDAAVLKDGQMIDVSRIYKAIINAGSVGQPRDGDPRASFGLYDAAKKTIEIKRAEYDIAAVQQKMKKAGLSEDLARLLATGG
- a CDS encoding type II and III secretion system protein; its protein translation is MKQALGLLFLLLLTVSACSNDPGIEIVKSSEEESPPAEVLKIPTPEGVGQEKAPTEDGLVFKEPAASPEELIPVFEVMELKYLSGKKASEIVSRLIPEALAMEGEKGSSVILKGKPADMWKMKKILTSADRPVPQITIESRIMEISESGLRSIGFAWGSGVKVTIVPEEGKVRVGDIPAVLSALVSKGEAKLIASPRISTLDNLEASINIGDRIPYAVPVSGSAGVTQWAVQYIDAGVSLKILPRIGGDGMITAEIKPEVSSISEWRTTAAGDFPVISTRNASTSVRVESGQTIVVAGLINETDRENISKVPLAGDLPVIKELFLKRTKEKTKTDVVFLITPVVIAP